The sequence GGAGATAGTATACAACTTAACACAGATAATAACAAACCTCCAACTATTGCAAATAATATTGCAGTATGGCTAGCCTTTGATATATCTTCCTTTCTTTTGGCACCAAAATATTGTGAAATAATGATAGTTGCTCCTGATGAAAGTCCAACAAAAAAAGTAATGGGAAGTCTTTGGAAATTAAGTACAGATTCTATTGCTGCAAAAGCATCTTTTCCTGCAAATCTTCCAATTATAATAGCATCTATTGTTGTATAAAGTGATTGAAATAAAGTCCCCAAAAATATAGGTAAAACAAATTTCAACATCACTTTCCATATTTTTCCTTCTGTTAAATTATTATTTTTTAAAGAAATATCCATAATATCATTCCTTAAACTAAAATATTTTTATATCTAAATTATATAATATCTATAGTTTTTATGTCAAATTATTTTTAAAATAATTATATATTTTTTGAAATATTTTAATATTAGCAAAAATAAAAAGAAACTGTTAAAAAATTAGTCTATTTAAAACAGTTTCTTAATAATTTCTATACTATTTCATATTTTACTTTCACATTTTTACCTTTAAATGCTATTCCTATTCTGTATATCTTAGTTATTCCTAAGTCTTTCAAACCTACATCATATTGCTTTTCTTTTATTTGTTCTAAGGCTTCCTCTGCTTTTGCATTTAAGGCTTTTATAGTTTTAGATACTTTAAATTCAAATACATAGGCTGGTCTTACTTTATCAAGTGGTATTAACATTGCATCATATCTTCCATGTCCTCTTTCACCATTTGATTTCACTTCATATTTATCCCTTAACCAAATCAACATTCCTAAAAACAAAGAATGATATACTTTTTCTCCTTTTAAATCATAAAAACTTGTATTTACTAAAAAGATATTTTGTAATCTTCTTTCAAACTCTTCTATATTTCCATCTAATAAGGCATCCATCATTGGATTAAAATAATTTCCACTCACTAAAAATTTATCTATGAAGCCTTTTTTGAAAAATGTTTGTATTTCATAGTTTGGTATTTTTAACATATATTCATCATTAGATAATTTTTCACTTATCTTTAAATATCCATTGTATGCCATCAACTGCCATATTCCATCAAATTTTGATAATTCTTCAAAAGTAAAAAATGGACTTATTTCTTTTTTTATTTCTTTTCCTTCAAACAGAGTTTGTAAATTATTAAATACATCCACTGTTGAATTTTTTAAATTATCATAAATTAAAGCATTATCTGAGGTATTTACCCAATATGTTTGTAAACCTCTATCTGCTAGATAATTTATTATAGACCAAGGGTTATATACTTCTGAATTTCCAAATTTATAGCCATCATACCATCTTTTTACTTCTTCTATTTCATAAGTCATTTCAAAATATTTTAATGCTTCTTCCACTTCTTCTTCACTTAAACCAAAAAATGTTTCAAATTTATCTCCTAATATATTATAGGTTCTAACATTATTTAAACCTGAAAATATCCCTTCTTTTGCAACTTGAACTATTCCAGTTAATACTCCTATTTTTAAATATGAATTTGTTTTTAAAGCTAAGCTTAAAAAATTTCTAAAAAAGTTTATTGAATCTTTATAGTACCCTCTTTGATTAGCTGTTATTAATGGACTATCATATTCATCTATTAATAAAACTACTTCTTTTTTATAATAATTATATAAATATTTTGTAAGATTTAGTAAAGAACTATCATAGTTTGCATCTTCTTCCTTTAGCCAAATCTTATCAAATTCTCTTAAATCACTTATACTTAAAGTATCTCTAATAAAATTAAATTCATCATATAAATTTCTAAGTAATTCTTTAATTTCAAAATTCATTTCTTCCCAAGTATTCTTTTTAAAATCTTTTAATGTAATGAAAATAACTGGATATTGCCCTTGTTCTTTAAAATACTCTGACTTTTCTATATATAAATCTTTAAATAGCTTTCTATTTTCTTCTGCATTTTTTATATCAAAAAAATATTTTAATGTTGACATATTCAATGTCTTTCCAAATCTTCTTGGACGGGTAAATAATTTTATTACTGTTTTATCTTTTAAAAGTTCTTCTATATAATTTGTTTTATCAAAATAGTAACAATCTTCTCTTATTATCTTTCTAAAATCTTCTATTCCTACCCCTATTCCTTTTTTCATAAAAGCCTCCTCTCTAAAATTTATTTTTAATATATTATACCTTATTTTTTCTATATAATCTATTAAGAAACTAATTGACACTTCTAATAAAAAAGTTTATAATTTTAGTAAACAATTAAAGTTGAAAGGAAGTGTATAATTATGGAAACAATGTCAAGTCATTTACCAAAATTAGATGAAGAAAAACTAAAATTTGTAATTGAATTAAAAGAAAAATATAATGCCGGTAAAATTAGTTTAGCTGATGCAAGAAAGCAGCTTAAAGAAAGAGTTAAAACTTTAAAACCTTATGAAATTGCTTATGCTGAACAAAAACTCACACCTTTTGTTGAAGATGAATGCATAAAAGAAAATATCCAAAATATGATGCTTTTATTTGATGAGGTTATGGATACAAGTAGACCTACTGAATTACCTCCTGACCACCCTATTATGTGTTATTTTAGAGAAAATGATGATATGAGAGAATTATTAAAGGAAGTTGAAAACTTAATTCAATTCCCTGTTATCAAAAATCAATGGTATGAACTATATGATAAACTTGATTTATGGTGGAAGTTACATTTACCTAGAAAACAAAATCAACTTTACTCACTTTTAGAAAAAAAAGGTTTTACAAGACCTACTACTACAATGTGGGTACTAGATGACTTTGTTAGAGATGAGCTAAAAGAAAACAGAAAAATGCTTGATGATGGAAATGAAGAAGAGTTTATTGCCTCACAAACAAGTGTTGCTGCTGATATTATTGATTTGATTCAAAAAGAAGAAACTGTGTTGTATCCTACATCTCTTGCAATGATTACTCCTGAAGAATTTGAAGATATGAAATCTGGGGATAGAGAAATTGGATTTACTTTTGGTAAACTTGAAACTACAAGTGAACCTAAAAAACCAATAATTCAAGAAAATTCTAATATCAGTGAACAAGGAAACTTAGCTAAAGATTTAGCTCAATTATTAGGTAAATATGGATTTAATTCTGAAAATTCTCAATCTTCTGAGTTTGATGTAGCTATGGGTAAGATGACATTAGAACAAATCAATTTAGTTTTTAAACATCTACCAGTTGATATAACTTATGTTGATGAAAATGAAATTGTTAAATTCTACTCAGACACTGCTCATAGAATTTTTCCTCGTAGTAAAAATGTTATAGGTAGAGATGTTAAGAATTGTCACCCTAGAAAAAGTGTACATATAGTTGAAGAAATTATTGAAAAATTTAGAAGTGGAGAACAAGATTTTGTTGAATTTTGGATAAATAAACCTGAGTTATTTATTTATATTTCTTATTCTGCTGTTAAAGATGAAAATGGTAAATTTAGAGGTATTTTAGAGATGATGCAAGATTGTACAAGAATTCGTTCACTTGAAGGTTCACAAACTCTTTTAAACTGGGAAAGTGCTAACTTAGATAATAAACCTATTGAAGAAAAAACAGAAGAAAATAATGTTAAGATTGATTTAGATAAAATTGATGGAGATACATATTTAAAAGATTTAATTAAAGTATATCCTAAATTAAAAGAAGATATGGTTAAAATATCTGAAAATTTTAAGCTTTTACAAACTCCATTAGCAGCAGTAATGTTGCCTACTGTTACTCTTAAAAAAGCAAGTGAAAGAGGGGAAGTTGAATTGAATACTTTAATTGAAAAGATTAAAGAAATTATTAAAACTTATTAGATAGAATATAAAATAAGGAGGTTCAAAATAACCTCCTTAAATTTTTTTATAAAACTTATTTTTCTGTTCTTGTATATGGTATAAGAGCTATATTTCTTGCTCTTTTAACAGCTTTTGCTATTTTTCTTTGTAATTTAGCATTAGCTCCAGTTAATCTTGAAGGATTGATTTTTCCCTTATCAGATACAAATCTTTTTAAAAGTTCAACATTTTTATAATCAATTTCTTCAGCTTTAACTCTTAATTTAGCTCTTCTTCTTCTGAATTCTGCCATTGAATTTACCTCCTTTTTGAGAACTAACGATTTTTCTACTAAAATTAGTCTTGTTTAACAACTATGTATCTCATTACAGATTCCATAATATTTAACTTAGATTCTACTTCTGCTAATTTTGTTCCGTCAATCTCAAAAGTAGTTAGTACATAAAAACCAGATTTTTTCTTATCTATTGGATAAGCAAGTTTTCTTTCTCCCCATTTTTCTGTTTTAGCTATTGTAGCTCCATTTGAAGTTAATAAAGCATTTACTTGGTTTACTAATTCTTCTCTTCCTTCTTCTAAAACAGTAGGATTGATGATGTACATGATTTCATATTTTCTCATAGCATTAACCTCCTCCCTTTGGTTTTTGCCCAAAACACATTGATTTTGAGCAGGGCTTTATAATTTTATCATATAAATACTTTTTTTGCAAATATAAATTAATATATTCTCATTAATTCTTTAATTTTGGCAATAACTTCATTTTGAGAAACCTCAAGAGTTTCTCCTGTTCTTCTAATTTTTAATTCAACTATGCCTTCATCAGCTCTTTTTCCAACAACAACTTTAAATGGAAAACCAATTAAGTCTGCATCTTTAAATTTGAAACCAGGTTTTTCATCTCTATCATCTAACATTACATCAATTTTTTCTTCTTGTAGCTCATTATAAATCTTTTCAGCTAAACTTACTTGTACTTCATTTTTTATATTTGCTGGAATTACATCAACAATATAAGGTGCTATTGATACTGGCCAAATAATTCCATTTTCATCATTATTTTGTTCTATTGAAGCTGCCATAGTTCTTGTAACTCCTATCCCATAGCAACCCATTAACATAAATTGAGTTTTACCTTTTTCATCAAGGTAAGTAGCATTCATAGCCTTAGAATATTTATCTCCAAGTTTAAATATTTGACCACATTCAATTCCCCTTGCTGAATGTAATTTACCCCCTGTTATACAATTGTCCCCAACTCTAACTTTTCTTATATCTGTCACTATATCAGCAGTATAATCTCTATCATAGTTTACATTTTTGTAGTGGTAATCTTTTTGATGAGAACCAACAATATGATTTGAAACTTCTGGTACAGATAAGTCTGCTACAATTTTAATTTTAGCAGGTAATTTATATGGTCCAATATATCCTTTTTTCAAACCTATTTTTTCTATTTCTTCATCAGTAGCCATTTCAACTTCCACTGCATTTAAAATATTTTTTAACTTTACTTCGTTAACTTCAAAATCTCCTCTTATTAGAACCATATAAATTTCATCTGTTCCCATATCTTTATATGTCAATGCTTTTACAGTTCTTTCCAATGGAACATCTAAATATTTTGCTAAACTTTCTATTGTTGGACAATCTGGTGTATGAACAAGTTCAACTTCCTTTAATTCTTCCTTTGGAGGATTGATAAGTTCACTTACAGCTTTTTCAATATTTGCTGCATATTCTGAACCATCAGAGTAAATAATTTCATCTTCTCCTGATTCTGCCAATACTTGAAATTCTTGAGAACCACTTCCACCAATATTTCCTGAGTCTGCATCAACAGGTCTAAATTTTAAACCACATCTTGTAAATATTCTTGTATAAGTATCTCTCATATTTAAAAATTCTTCATCTAATGATTCTTGAGAAGTATGGAAAGAATAAGCATCTTTCATAGTAAACTCTCTACCTCTCATAAGTCCAAATCTTGGTCTTCTTTCATCTCTAAACTTTGTTTGAATATGATATAGATTTATAGGTAGTGACTTATATGAAGAAATATCACTTCTAATTATTGCTGTTATCATTTCTTCTTGTGTAGGAGATAGAACAAAATCTCTTTCATGTCTATCTTTTAATCTTAACATTTCAGGTCCCATAACATCCCATCTTCCACTTTCTTGCCAAAGTTCAGCTGGTTGAACAACTGGCATTAAAAGTTCCAATGCACCTGCTCTATCCATTTCTTCACGAACAATATTTTCTATTTTTTTAATAGTTCTATATCCTAATGGTAAATAAGCATAGATACCACTTGCTAATTTTTTTATCATACCTGCTCTTAACATAAGTTTATGGCTGGCAATTTCTGCTTCTTTTGGTGTTTCTTTTAAAGTTTTTATATATGCTTTACTAAACCTCATTTTTTCCCTCCAATTAATTTTAATTAAAATTTACCTAATAATTCTAACATAAATCATATACTTTTCCAACTAAAATATTTAATTATATCATATTCTATATCCCAATCTTCTTGTAATTATTTTTTAACAGAAAACCTTTATATTATTTAAAAAAGATGATAAAATTGAAGTATAAATAAAATACATTAAAGGAGATGGTTATTATGAAAAAAATATTTTATTTTATTCTTTTTTTTAGCATTTTATTTAATTTATCTTTGCTTTCTTATTCTTTTCAAAATCGCGAAAAAAATATCTTTTATATAAAAAATATAGAAAATTTTCATACTCTTGATATAATGGAAAATTCTATTAGTAAACAAATTCCAAACTCCTCTCATTTAATAGAATTAGAAAAAGATTCATCAAAAGTGGAAAATGATAATGTTGAGTTTGCTCAAAGTATTTTTAGGTTACTCATTATTTTTTCCATTTTTGTTCCATTTTCTTTTACAGGTTTATTTTTGATTATTTATTTAGTGATCGAAGGATTTAAACATTGCAGATGTAGAAATTCTTCACTAGAAGACTTAGAGAATATAACCTCTAACAATAGTTTTTGCTATACTTTTATTTTAAATTTAAATGTATATGATGTTCTTTTTCATTTTATATTAGCTATTATAAATTTTTGTTTTACTTTATATTTAATGCATACAGGTACCCTTCCAATTAACTTAAACTTAACTTTTTTATACTATTTATTTTTTGTTTTTAAAAATATATTTAAATTAGATAATAAGACTGCTTTTATATCTTCTTTTGCTATTATTATATTTTTAACTATAATATCATTAGGTATATTTAACTTGACATATTTTTTGGATTTAATAAAAATGTTACCTAACTTAAAGTTATCTTCTTAAATTTTTATTAAAATAAGGTTATTATTTTATAATAACCTTATTTTAATTTCCTGCTTGAATATCAGAGAATTTTTGCTCTATATCATATTTTAGATAGATATTATCTATCTCTCCCTTGTGTTCTTTTAAATATTTTATACATTCATCTCTAACAAGTTTTATAGTTTTAACATCATAGATAATATCTATAAATTTTAAATCACTAAATCCACTTTGTCTTAAACCAAAAATTTCTCCTGAATTTCTAAGTTTTAAATCTTCCTCTGCTATTCTAAAACCATCTTCTGTTTCTTCCATAATAGACAGTCTCTGTTTTGAATTTTCTGTTGTTGAATTAGAAATTAAAAAACAATATGACTGTTTTGAGCCTCTACCAACTCTAC is a genomic window of Fusobacterium nucleatum containing:
- the rpsR gene encoding 30S ribosomal protein S18, with product MAEFRRRRAKLRVKAEEIDYKNVELLKRFVSDKGKINPSRLTGANAKLQRKIAKAVKRARNIALIPYTRTEK
- a CDS encoding proline--tRNA ligase, which encodes MRFSKAYIKTLKETPKEAEIASHKLMLRAGMIKKLASGIYAYLPLGYRTIKKIENIVREEMDRAGALELLMPVVQPAELWQESGRWDVMGPEMLRLKDRHERDFVLSPTQEEMITAIIRSDISSYKSLPINLYHIQTKFRDERRPRFGLMRGREFTMKDAYSFHTSQESLDEEFLNMRDTYTRIFTRCGLKFRPVDADSGNIGGSGSQEFQVLAESGEDEIIYSDGSEYAANIEKAVSELINPPKEELKEVELVHTPDCPTIESLAKYLDVPLERTVKALTYKDMGTDEIYMVLIRGDFEVNEVKLKNILNAVEVEMATDEEIEKIGLKKGYIGPYKLPAKIKIVADLSVPEVSNHIVGSHQKDYHYKNVNYDRDYTADIVTDIRKVRVGDNCITGGKLHSARGIECGQIFKLGDKYSKAMNATYLDEKGKTQFMLMGCYGIGVTRTMAASIEQNNDENGIIWPVSIAPYIVDVIPANIKNEVQVSLAEKIYNELQEEKIDVMLDDRDEKPGFKFKDADLIGFPFKVVVGKRADEGIVELKIRRTGETLEVSQNEVIAKIKELMRIY
- the rpsF gene encoding 30S ribosomal protein S6, whose protein sequence is MRKYEIMYIINPTVLEEGREELVNQVNALLTSNGATIAKTEKWGERKLAYPIDKKKSGFYVLTTFEIDGTKLAEVESKLNIMESVMRYIVVKQD
- a CDS encoding ATP-binding protein; this translates as MKKGIGVGIEDFRKIIREDCYYFDKTNYIEELLKDKTVIKLFTRPRRFGKTLNMSTLKYFFDIKNAEENRKLFKDLYIEKSEYFKEQGQYPVIFITLKDFKKNTWEEMNFEIKELLRNLYDEFNFIRDTLSISDLREFDKIWLKEEDANYDSSLLNLTKYLYNYYKKEVVLLIDEYDSPLITANQRGYYKDSINFFRNFLSLALKTNSYLKIGVLTGIVQVAKEGIFSGLNNVRTYNILGDKFETFFGLSEEEVEEALKYFEMTYEIEEVKRWYDGYKFGNSEVYNPWSIINYLADRGLQTYWVNTSDNALIYDNLKNSTVDVFNNLQTLFEGKEIKKEISPFFTFEELSKFDGIWQLMAYNGYLKISEKLSNDEYMLKIPNYEIQTFFKKGFIDKFLVSGNYFNPMMDALLDGNIEEFERRLQNIFLVNTSFYDLKGEKVYHSLFLGMLIWLRDKYEVKSNGERGHGRYDAMLIPLDKVRPAYVFEFKVSKTIKALNAKAEEALEQIKEKQYDVGLKDLGITKIYRIGIAFKGKNVKVKYEIV
- a CDS encoding PAS domain-containing protein, with amino-acid sequence METMSSHLPKLDEEKLKFVIELKEKYNAGKISLADARKQLKERVKTLKPYEIAYAEQKLTPFVEDECIKENIQNMMLLFDEVMDTSRPTELPPDHPIMCYFRENDDMRELLKEVENLIQFPVIKNQWYELYDKLDLWWKLHLPRKQNQLYSLLEKKGFTRPTTTMWVLDDFVRDELKENRKMLDDGNEEEFIASQTSVAADIIDLIQKEETVLYPTSLAMITPEEFEDMKSGDREIGFTFGKLETTSEPKKPIIQENSNISEQGNLAKDLAQLLGKYGFNSENSQSSEFDVAMGKMTLEQINLVFKHLPVDITYVDENEIVKFYSDTAHRIFPRSKNVIGRDVKNCHPRKSVHIVEEIIEKFRSGEQDFVEFWINKPELFIYISYSAVKDENGKFRGILEMMQDCTRIRSLEGSQTLLNWESANLDNKPIEEKTEENNVKIDLDKIDGDTYLKDLIKVYPKLKEDMVKISENFKLLQTPLAAVMLPTVTLKKASERGEVELNTLIEKIKEIIKTY